In Haliaeetus albicilla chromosome 30, bHalAlb1.1, whole genome shotgun sequence, a single genomic region encodes these proteins:
- the LOC138682976 gene encoding olfactory receptor 14A16-like translates to MSNSSSITEFLLLAFADTRELQLLHFWLFLAIYLAALLANGLIITTIACDHHLHTPMNFFLLNLSLLDLGSISTTVPKAMANSLWDNRAISYAGCAAQVFLFIFLISAEYFLLTVMAYDRYIAICKPLHYGTLLGSRACVHMAAAAWGSGFLNAVLHTANTFSLPLCQGNAVDQFFCEIPQILKLACSDAYLREIGLLVVTFCLAVGCFLFILLSYGQIFRAVLRIPSEQGQHKAFSMCLPHLAVVSLITGTGMFAYLKPPSISSPSLDLLVAVLYSVVPPALNPLIYSMRNHEIKDALRKLITGCF, encoded by the coding sequence atgtccaacagcagctccatcactgagttcctcctcctggcatttgcagacacgcgggagctgcagctcttgcacttctggctcttcctggccATCTACCTGGCTGCTCTTCTGGCCAACGGCCTCATCATCACCACCATAGCCTgtgaccaccacctccacacacccatgaacttcttcctcctcaacctctccctccttgacctgggctccatctccaccactgtccccaaagccatggccaacTCCCTCTGGGACAACAGGGCCATCTCCTATGCAggatgtgctgcacaggtctttctgttcatctttttgatctcagcagagtattttcttctcactgtcatggcctatgaccgctacattgccatctgcaaacccctgcactatgggaccctcctgggcagcagagcttgcgtccacatggcagcagctgcctggggcagtgggtttctcaatgctgtgctgcacactgccaatacattttcactaccactctgccaaggcaatgctgtggaccagttcttctgcGAAATCCCACAGATCCTCAAGCTTGCCTGCTCAGATGCCTACCTGAGGGAAATTGGTTTACTTGTAGTTACTTTCTGTTTAGCTGTtgggtgttttcttttcattttgctgtcctatgggcagatcttcagggctgtgctgaggatcccatctgagcagggacagcacaaagccttttccatgtgcctCCCTCACCTCGCTGTTGTCTCCTTGATTACAGGAACTGGAAtgtttgcctacctgaagccgccctccatctcctccccatccctggacctgctggtggcagttctgtactcagtggtgcctccagccctgaaccccctcatctacagcatgagaaacCATGAGATCAAGGATGCCCTGAGAAAACTAATCACTGGATGCTTTTGA